A region from the Rosa rugosa chromosome 6, drRosRugo1.1, whole genome shotgun sequence genome encodes:
- the LOC133718130 gene encoding ent-kaurenoic acid oxidase 1-like, with product MVLLGVGLVLGNLGSMWTVILGTASFVGVLVALKWVLENANWWLYETELGEKQYSLPPGDLGLPFIGNMWSFLRAFKSDHPDSFINSFVSRFGKIGIYKAYMFGFPSIICTVPETCKRVLTDDDAFKPGWPVSAVELIGRKSFIGISFEEHKRLRKITAAPVNGHEALSVYMKYIEEIVISSLEKWSTMGDIEFLTQVRKLTFRIIMHIFLSSESESAMEALEREYTALNYGVRAMAINIPGFAYHKALKARKNLVAVFQSIVNERRAQQKAGNFLKKKKDMMDALLDVEDEEGNKLTDEDIIDILVMYLNAGHESSGHTIMWATTYLQRHPEYFQKAKAEQEAILKRRPPTQKGLNLKEYREMEYLSNVIDETLRVVSFSLVVFREAKKDVNVNGYIIPKGWKVLTWFRSIHLDSEIYENPLEFNPERWQNYTPKPATFLPFGAGSRLCPGNDLAKMEVGIFLHHFLLNYKLERLNPECPLMYLPHTRPKDNCLARVTKTT from the exons ATGGTGCTTTTGGGAGTGGGGTTAGTGTTGGGTAACTTGGGTTCTATGTGGACTGTAATTTTGGGCACTGCAAGCTTTGTGGGTGTTTTGGTGGCCCTGAAATGGGTTCTGGAGAATGCAAATTGGTGGCTCTATGAAACCGAGTTGGGTGAGAAACAGTACTCTCTCCCACCTGGTGACTTGGGTTTGCCTTTCATCGGAAACATGTGGTCTTTCCTCAGAGCCTTCAAGTCCGACCACCCCGATTCCTTCATCAACTCCTTCGTTTCCAG ATTTGGTAAAATCGGAATCTACAAGGCCTACATGTTCGGGTTTCCCAGTATCATTTGCACAGTGCCAGAAACATGTAAAAGAGTTTTGACAGATGATGACGCATTTAAGCCCGGGTGGCCTGTTTCCGCTGTGGAACTGATTGGAAGGAAATCATTCATTGGCATCTCTTTTGAAGAGCACAAGCGTCTGAGAAAAATAACAGCAGCTCCGGTCAATGGTCATGAAGCATTGTCTGTGTACATGAAGTATATCGAAGAGATTGTTATATCATCTTTGGAAAAGTGGTCCACCATGGGAGACATAGAGTTTTTAACTCAAGTCAGGAAGCTTACTTTTAGGATCATTATGCATATCTTCCTCAGCTCAGAGAGTGAGTCTGCAATGGAGGCTCTAGAGAGGGAATATACAGCACTTAACTATGGAGTTAGAGCCATGGCAATCAACATTCCTGGATTTGCGTACCATAAGGCGCTTAAG GCTCGGAAAAATCTTGTTGCTGTTTTTCAATCTATTGTGAATGAACGAAGAGCTCAACAGAAGGCCGGGAATTtcttgaaaaagaagaaagatatGATGGATGCTCTACTGGATGTTGAGGATGAAGAAGGAAATAAACTTACTGATGAGGACATCATAGATATTCTGGTCATGTACTTGAATGCCGGTCATGAATCTTCTGGCCATACCATAATGTGGGCTACCACTTATCTGCAACGACACCCAGAATATTTCCAGAAAGCCAAG GCAGAGCAAGAAGCAATCTTGAAGAGGAGGCCACCAACACAGAAGGGATTGAACCTTAAGGAATACAGAGAAATGGAGTACCTTTCCAAT GTGATTGATGAAACTCTTCGCGTGGTATCTTTCTCACTTGTGGTTTTTCGAGAGGCAAAAAAAGATGTCAATGTGAATG GTTATATCATTCCCAAGGGGTGGAAAGTTTTGACCTGGTTCCGGAGCATTCACTTGGATTCTGAAATATATGAAAATCCATTGGAATTCAACCCTGAAAGATGGCAA AACTATACACCAAAACCAGCAACTTTTCTTCCCTTCGGAGCTGGAAGCAGGCTGTGCCCGGGAAATGATCTTGCTAAGATGGAAGTTGGAATTTTCCTTCACCATTTTCTGCTTAACTACAA GCTAGAACGGCTTAATCCCGAGTGCCCATTGATGTACTTGCCACATACGAGGCCAAAAGACAATTGCTTGGCAAGAGTCACGAAAACGACATGA
- the LOC133716473 gene encoding uncharacterized protein LOC133716473 has product MATSLPPNQSFASILSNEPPLNFSIDDLLAPIFENGFVSVQISEDSYLRGLGKCKTNLVGRLVLPPKASPLKSHELSLQLRSHWPTLPNWTVSPLGKGFFMLHFQSLDDMQKVWSLGIVRLNQGFLILIKWKPGFSPSSYKNSFSQVWVRFWDLGFDYWEQQTLFEIARRVGMPLKIDPRTVDRSVGLYARILIDVDFSQQLLTTLRVTRVNGSQSFVGVEYENVLVVCAKRNIVGYQASNCRVVDPQVVRQDGSRRGRSCSSRRSNRSRKNASLPATHDIVVDAAHAALPGSSEMPLQHASKQPLQQAAAEPLQQLHAQPTKPPPALTTHAKDVQTAQTQVTQSQPLVLQPMQEQPVLLLMELAKPQCSDHESSIESVPPGFQKAPLNGEGLSQRAPTTSFNSESVPTVHELMEVNSTQADYAEMSFSKEEGEFTPVLSKKAKKQLKQVDKAEKSKGKPQVKVPVRALVQKGAKHLRF; this is encoded by the coding sequence ATGGCCACATCCCTCCCTCCCAACCAATCCTTTGCCTCAATCCTATCAAATGAGCCTCCACTAAACTTCTCCATTGATGATCTTCTGGCCCCGATTTTTGAGAATGGTTTCGTATCGGTTCAAATATCGGAAGATTCTTATCTCCGCGGACTCGGAAAATGCAAAACCAACCTTGTTGGCCGACTGGTTCTTCCCCCCAAAGCCTCACCCCTGAAATCCCATGAACTATCTTTGCAGCTCAGAAGCCATTGGCCAACCCTCCCAAATTGGACGGTCTCTCCACTGGGTAAGGGTTTCTTCATGCTTCACTTTCAGTCATTGGATGATATGCAGAAAGTATGGTCATTGGGCATTGTTCGTCTCAATCAAGGTTTCCTCATATTAATCAAATGGAAGCCCGGCTTCTCCCCTTCGTCCTATAAAAATTCTTTCTCACAGGTTTGGGTCCGATTTTGGGACCTTGGTTTCGACTATTGGGAGCAGCAAACACTCTTCGAAATTGCTCGAAGGGTCGGAATGCCTCTAAAGATTGATCCAAGGACTGTGGATCGTTCAGTAGGTCTCTATGCGAGAATTCTTATTGATGTGGATTTCTCCCAGCAATTGTTAACTACTCTCCGTGTAACCCGTGTAAATGGTTCTCAATCTTTTGTTGGGGTTGAATATGAAAATGTACTAGTTGTTTGTGCAAAGCGTAATATAGTGGGTTATCAGGCTTCAAATTGTAGAGTGGTTGACCCCCAGGTTGTGCGGCAAGATGGTTCACGACGGGGAAGATCATGCTCCTCAAGAAGATCCAATCGATCAAGAAAGAATGCGAGTTTGCCGGCGACGCATGATATAGTGGTGGATGCGGCACATGCTGCTTTGCCCGGTTCCTCAGAGATGCCACTGCAACATGCCTCTAAGCAACCATTGCAGCAGGCGGCTGCAGAGCCACTCCAGCAGTTACATGCGCAACCCACCAAGCCCCCTCCAGCTTTGACAACGCATGCAAAAGACGTGCAGACTGCGCAAACACAGGTCACACAGTCGCAGCCCCTGGTGCTTCAGCCCATGCAGGAGCAGCCAGTGTTATTGCTCATGGAGTTAGCGAAGCCTCAATGCTCAGACCACGAATCATCAATAGAAAGTGTGCCCCCTGGTTTTCAGAAAGCTCCCTTGAATGGTGAAGGGTTAAGCCAACGTGCACCCACAACTTCATTTAACTCCGAGAGTGTTCCCACTGTTCATGAGTTAATGGAGGTAAACTCAACCCAAGCTGACTATGCAGAGATGTCCTTCAGTAAGGAAGAAGGGGAATTCACCCCAGTTCTTTCAAAAAAAGCAAAGAAGCAGCTTAAACAGGTTGATAAAGCTGAGAAGTCCAAAGGTAAACCTCAAGTGAAAGTGCCTGTGCGTGCCCTGGTTCAAAAAGGGGCAAAGCACCTACGGTTTTAA
- the LOC133715391 gene encoding ent-kaurenoic acid oxidase 1-like isoform X1 has translation MVLGVGSMELGSMWMVLLCSTSFVGVFLTLKWLLMNVNRWVYETPLGEKQYRLPPGDLGLPFIGNMWSFLKAYKSTKPETFIDSFVSRFGKIGIYKAFMFGSPSIICTVPETCRRVLTDDDAFKPGWPASTVELIGKKSFVSIPFEEHKRLRRLTAAPVNGHEALSMYIPYIEEIVISSLEKLATMGQIKFLTQLRKITFRIIMFIFLSTETESVMEALEREYTELNYGVRAMAINIPGFAYHKALKARKNLVAIFQSSVDERRAQKKAGNFFRKKKDMMDALLDVEDEDGRKLTDEEVIDILLMYLNAGHESSGHTIMWATVLLQEHPEVFQKAKAEQEEILKRRPPTQKGLTLKEYREMEYLSKVIDETLRFVSFSLVVFREANKDVNINGYIIPKGWKALAWFRSVHWDSEIYPNPKEFNPSRWDNYTPKPATFLPFGAGSRLCPGNDLAKLEIAIFLHHFLLGYEVERINPQCPMIHLPHPRPKDNCLARIKKCARSRA, from the exons ATGGTTTTAGGAGTGGGATCAATGGAGTTGGGTTCAATGTGGATGGTTCTTTTGTGCAGTACTAGCTTTGTTGGTGTTTTTCTGACCCTGAAATGGCTTCTGATGAATGTAAACCGGTGGGTCTATGAAACCCCGTTGGGCGAAAAGCAGTACCGTCTCCCACCTGGTGACTTGGGTTTGCCTTTCATTGGCAACATGTGGTCCTTCCTCAAAGCCTACAAGTCCACTAAACCTGAAACCTTCATCGACTCCTTTGTTTCCAG ATTTGGAAAAATTGGAATATACAAGGCTTTCATGTTTGGGAGTCCCAGTATCATTTGTACGGTGCCAGAAACATGTAGAAGAGTTTTGACAGATGATGATGCATTTAAGCCCGGTTGGCCTGCTTCCACCGTTGAACTCATTGGAAAGAAATCATTCGTTTCCATACCCTTTGAAGAGCACAAGCGTCTGAGAAGACTAACAGCAGCTCCGGTCAATGGTCATGAAGCATTGTCTATGTACATACCATATATTGAGGAGATTGTTATATCTTCTTTGGAAAAATTGGCCACCATGGGACAGATAAAGTTTTTAACTCAACTCAGAAAGATTACTTTCAGAATTATTATGTTCATCTTTCTTAGCACAGAGACTGAGTCTGTGATGGAGGCTCTAGAGAGGGAATATACAGAACTGAACTATGGAGTTAGAGCCATGGCAATCAATATCCCGGGATTTGCTTACCATAAGGCACTTAAG GCTCGGAAAAATCTTGTTGCTATTTTTCAGTCTAGTGTAGATGAGCGCAGAGCCCAAAAGAAGGCTGGCAATTTcttcagaaagaagaaagatatGATGGATGCTCTGCTGGatgttgaagatgaagatggaagGAAACTTACAGATGAAGAAGTCATTGACATTCTGCTAATGTACTTGAATGCTGGCCATGAGTCTTCTGGCCATACCATCATGTGGGCGACTGTTTTGCTACAAGAACATCCGGAAGTGTTCCAGAAAGCTAAG GCAGAGCAAGAAGAGATTTTAAAGAGGCGGCCACCAACACAGAAGGGACTGACACTTAAGGAATATCGAGAAATGGAATATCTTTCTAAG GTGATCGATGAAACTCTTCGGTTTGTATCATTCTCACTTGTGGTGTTTCGAGAGGCGAATAAAGATGTCAACATAAATG GTTATATCATTCCAAAGGGATGGAAAGCTTTGGCCTGGTTTAGGAGCGTTCACTGGGATTCTGAAATATATCCAAATCCAAAAGAATTTAACCCTTCTAGATGGGAT AACTATACACCGAAACCAGCAACTTTTCTTCCCTTCGGAGCTGGAAGCAGGCTGTGCCCGGGAAATGATCTTGCTAAGCTGGAAATTGCTATTTTCCTACACCATTTTCTTCTTGGTTATGA GGTGGAGCGAATTAATCCTCAGTGCCCAATGATCCACTTGCCTCATCCTAGGCCAAAAGACAACTGCTTGGCAAGAATCAAGAAATGTGCACGTTCACGTGCATAG
- the LOC133715391 gene encoding ent-kaurenoic acid oxidase 1-like isoform X2, with translation MKPRWAKSSTVSHLVTWVCLSLATCGPSSKPTSPLNLKPSSTPLFPGLNCYVIYNAMYLVYLHSRNKRRFGKIGIYKAFMFGSPSIICTVPETCRRVLTDDDAFKPGWPASTVELIGKKSFVSIPFEEHKRLRRLTAAPVNGHEALSMYIPYIEEIVISSLEKLATMGQIKFLTQLRKITFRIIMFIFLSTETESVMEALEREYTELNYGVRAMAINIPGFAYHKALKARKNLVAIFQSSVDERRAQKKAGNFFRKKKDMMDALLDVEDEDGRKLTDEEVIDILLMYLNAGHESSGHTIMWATVLLQEHPEVFQKAKAEQEEILKRRPPTQKGLTLKEYREMEYLSKVIDETLRFVSFSLVVFREANKDVNINGYIIPKGWKALAWFRSVHWDSEIYPNPKEFNPSRWDNYTPKPATFLPFGAGSRLCPGNDLAKLEIAIFLHHFLLGYEVERINPQCPMIHLPHPRPKDNCLARIKKCARSRA, from the exons ATGAAACCCCGTTGGGCGAAAAGCAGTACCGTCTCCCACCTGGTGACTTGGGTTTGCCTTTCATTGGCAACATGTGGTCCTTCCTCAAAGCCTACAAGTCCACTAAACCTGAAACCTTCATCGACTCCTTTGTTTCCAG GTTTGAACTGTTATGTCATTTACAACGCTATGTACTTGGTTTACTTGCATTCTCGGAACAAACGCAGATTTGGAAAAATTGGAATATACAAGGCTTTCATGTTTGGGAGTCCCAGTATCATTTGTACGGTGCCAGAAACATGTAGAAGAGTTTTGACAGATGATGATGCATTTAAGCCCGGTTGGCCTGCTTCCACCGTTGAACTCATTGGAAAGAAATCATTCGTTTCCATACCCTTTGAAGAGCACAAGCGTCTGAGAAGACTAACAGCAGCTCCGGTCAATGGTCATGAAGCATTGTCTATGTACATACCATATATTGAGGAGATTGTTATATCTTCTTTGGAAAAATTGGCCACCATGGGACAGATAAAGTTTTTAACTCAACTCAGAAAGATTACTTTCAGAATTATTATGTTCATCTTTCTTAGCACAGAGACTGAGTCTGTGATGGAGGCTCTAGAGAGGGAATATACAGAACTGAACTATGGAGTTAGAGCCATGGCAATCAATATCCCGGGATTTGCTTACCATAAGGCACTTAAG GCTCGGAAAAATCTTGTTGCTATTTTTCAGTCTAGTGTAGATGAGCGCAGAGCCCAAAAGAAGGCTGGCAATTTcttcagaaagaagaaagatatGATGGATGCTCTGCTGGatgttgaagatgaagatggaagGAAACTTACAGATGAAGAAGTCATTGACATTCTGCTAATGTACTTGAATGCTGGCCATGAGTCTTCTGGCCATACCATCATGTGGGCGACTGTTTTGCTACAAGAACATCCGGAAGTGTTCCAGAAAGCTAAG GCAGAGCAAGAAGAGATTTTAAAGAGGCGGCCACCAACACAGAAGGGACTGACACTTAAGGAATATCGAGAAATGGAATATCTTTCTAAG GTGATCGATGAAACTCTTCGGTTTGTATCATTCTCACTTGTGGTGTTTCGAGAGGCGAATAAAGATGTCAACATAAATG GTTATATCATTCCAAAGGGATGGAAAGCTTTGGCCTGGTTTAGGAGCGTTCACTGGGATTCTGAAATATATCCAAATCCAAAAGAATTTAACCCTTCTAGATGGGAT AACTATACACCGAAACCAGCAACTTTTCTTCCCTTCGGAGCTGGAAGCAGGCTGTGCCCGGGAAATGATCTTGCTAAGCTGGAAATTGCTATTTTCCTACACCATTTTCTTCTTGGTTATGA GGTGGAGCGAATTAATCCTCAGTGCCCAATGATCCACTTGCCTCATCCTAGGCCAAAAGACAACTGCTTGGCAAGAATCAAGAAATGTGCACGTTCACGTGCATAG
- the LOC133715961 gene encoding DAR GTPase 2, mitochondrial — protein MATASLARRIGMAIVKATNNTSSGNGWFSPHMAAASRAIAERIPLVDLVLEVRDARIPLSSAYKQLENYTSSSKRIIVMNKVDLANRSQLKEWMKYFEQNNCISYGVNAHNKESIKQFLNFLQARVRELNNNDNSSYTATILLLGIPNVGKSALANSLHRFGRISAAEKGKLKHATVSPQPGETKDISSLKIGSHPNIYVLDTPGVLPPEIHDVEVCTKLALTGTIIDCYAGEKELAQCFLAILNRSDEYKKWANLSNSENGRTLIDHSIECSNSSKDIKRKRRYSADHTQDFIVQDVRQILFKTISSFNGDMEDEMLIEEQIKALQGVFQFPLESKKNTQYKAELKLLNLFRTGRLGHYTLDSIPRNL, from the exons ATGGCAACGGCTAGTTTAGCAAGACGAATAGGCATGGCTATTGTAAAAGCCACCAACAACACAAGCTCTGGGAACGGCTGGTTCAGCCCTCACATGGCTGCTGCTTCTCGTGCCATCGCTGAACGTATCCCATTGGTTGATCTCGTTCTTGAAGTCAGAGACGCAAGG ATTCCATTGTCATCAGCGTACAAGCAATTGGAGAACTACACATCCTCCTCCAAGCGAATCATAGTAATGAACAAGGTGGACCTTGCGAATCGTTCCCAGTTGAAG GAATGGATGAAGTATTTTGAGCAAAATAATTGCATTTCATACGGAGTCAATGCCCATAATAAAGAGAGCATTAAGCAG TTTTTGAActttttgcaagctcgtgtcaGAGAATTGAATAACAATGATAATTCTAGTTATACTGCAACGATATTGCTACTTGGAATTCCTAATGTTGGTAAGTCAGCCCTTGCCAACTCCTTACATCGATTTGGGAGGATTAGTGCAGCAG AAAAGGGAAAGTTGAAGCATGCTACAGTGAGTCCACAGCCTGGTGAAACAAAAGATATAAGCAGTTTGAAG ATTGGAAGTCATCCCAATATTTATGTTTTGGACACACCAGGTGTTTTGCCTCCAGAGATTCATGATGTAGAGGTCTGCACCAAATTAGCGTTGACAG GAACCATTATAGATTGTTATGCTGGGGAAAAAGAACTAGCTCAGTGTTTTCTGGCTATCTTGAACAGAAGCGACGAATACAAGAAATGGGCAAATTTGTCCAACAGTGAGAATGGTAGAACATTGATAGACCACAGTATAGAATGCTCAAATAGCTCGAAAGACATCAAACGGAAAAGAAGATACTCTGCAGATCACACACAG GATTTCATAGTGCAAGATGTTCGTCAGATTCTCTTCAAAACCATATCATCTTTCAATGGTGACATGGAGGATGAAATGCTTATTGAGGAACAGATCAAGGCCCTGCAAGGAGTTTTTCAGTTTCCTCTGGAATCCAAAAAGAACACTCAATATAAAGCCGAATTGAAGTTATTGAATCTTTTTCGCACTGGGAGGCTTGGACATTATACCTTGGATTCTATACCAAGAAACCTCTAG